From one Bacteroidota bacterium genomic stretch:
- a CDS encoding tetratricopeptide repeat-containing sensor histidine kinase, with amino-acid sequence MRFIILSFCLYLVMGSNHICAQTSNGNNLSKNDSITLLVEKANQIGYGNIFKALEFAKQASALADETNSKAHKITAYKTLGAYYYLAGNFYPAIGAYQKTLKLVDANSKDQAELLFALGNINYALGNLPQAIGFHLEALKIFEYLKLSADLLNSYVSIAAVYERQNNFTKAIEYNLKASSIFEQTKAPLRQLNIIENIGNIYSLQKKYERAIAYYNKALQIYVSLNNKAGEAVTLQSLGKLYYQLKQYNQALKYYQQSYKIAQMAQSEALATSNLIGLGNAEFMLNNYGEAEKYYKKALQKAKSLNQRFELKDAYDGLSLIAKINNQSFSSKTYSILSNQIKDSLFNDSILASITNIQLFYDKEKSQQQVALLKQNEELSKEQLAKEIQVRNMLLAIVALMILLGFVFFYFYRKNKLIGQSLEQRNKLLANQTDELRGLNKVKDRFFSIISHDLRNNLTTMKLYFDLMSNKKYKPENTEELTKQIASSVENNIDLLENLLVWAAAQIKGVPLKFEAINIFEMVESNIKLASSVAHQKNIDLQNRCEADYAVYADLNTINLVLRNLIMNAIKFTPEGGVVGIETVKLAEAVKISVIDNGVGISKDKLDKLFTEHQNPSTQGTANEKGTGLGLMLCYDFIKQNKGCIYANSEEGQGSTFTFELPLFVG; translated from the coding sequence ATGCGGTTTATTATTTTAAGTTTTTGTTTGTATTTAGTGATGGGCTCAAATCATATTTGTGCGCAAACAAGCAATGGAAATAACCTTTCGAAAAACGACAGCATTACTCTATTGGTTGAAAAAGCCAATCAAATAGGTTATGGCAATATTTTTAAAGCGTTAGAGTTTGCCAAACAAGCATCAGCACTAGCTGATGAAACAAATTCTAAAGCACATAAAATAACAGCCTATAAAACATTAGGAGCTTATTACTACTTAGCGGGCAATTTTTATCCGGCTATTGGCGCTTACCAAAAAACACTAAAGCTGGTTGATGCAAACAGCAAAGACCAAGCGGAGCTATTATTTGCACTTGGTAATATTAACTATGCTTTAGGTAATCTGCCACAAGCTATTGGTTTTCATTTGGAGGCATTAAAAATTTTCGAATACTTAAAATTATCTGCCGATTTATTAAACTCCTATGTTTCTATAGCCGCTGTTTATGAAAGACAAAACAACTTTACCAAGGCTATTGAATACAACTTAAAAGCCTCAAGTATTTTCGAGCAAACCAAAGCTCCGTTGCGCCAGTTAAATATTATTGAAAACATTGGTAATATTTATTCATTGCAAAAAAAATACGAACGCGCTATTGCTTATTATAACAAGGCATTACAAATTTATGTATCGTTAAATAACAAAGCAGGTGAGGCTGTTACACTGCAAAGTTTAGGTAAACTGTATTACCAGCTAAAGCAATATAATCAGGCACTGAAGTATTATCAGCAGTCGTATAAAATTGCACAAATGGCTCAGTCCGAAGCATTGGCTACCAGTAACCTGATTGGTTTAGGTAATGCAGAGTTTATGTTAAACAATTATGGCGAGGCTGAAAAATATTATAAAAAAGCTTTGCAAAAAGCCAAATCACTGAATCAAAGGTTTGAACTAAAAGATGCATACGATGGATTGAGTTTAATAGCCAAAATAAATAACCAAAGTTTTAGTTCAAAAACCTATTCCATTTTAAGTAATCAAATAAAAGATTCGTTGTTTAACGATTCCATATTGGCCAGTATTACAAATATCCAGTTGTTTTACGATAAAGAAAAATCGCAGCAGCAGGTTGCCTTATTAAAGCAAAACGAGGAACTAAGCAAGGAGCAATTAGCCAAAGAAATACAAGTGCGTAATATGTTATTGGCTATTGTTGCCTTAATGATATTACTGGGTTTTGTGTTTTTCTATTTTTACAGGAAAAATAAATTAATCGGGCAGTCATTAGAACAACGGAATAAACTGTTGGCTAACCAAACAGATGAGTTGCGTGGATTGAATAAAGTAAAGGACCGTTTTTTTAGCATTATAAGCCACGACTTAAGAAACAATTTAACTACGATGAAATTGTATTTTGATTTGATGAGCAATAAGAAATACAAGCCTGAAAATACGGAAGAGTTAACCAAACAGATAGCTTCATCGGTTGAAAACAATATAGATTTACTGGAAAACTTATTGGTATGGGCTGCTGCGCAAATAAAAGGGGTACCTTTAAAGTTTGAAGCCATCAATATATTTGAAATGGTGGAGAGCAATATTAAGCTGGCTTCGAGTGTTGCACATCAAAAAAATATTGATTTACAAAACCGTTGCGAAGCAGACTATGCTGTTTATGCCGACTTAAATACAATTAACCTGGTACTCCGTAATTTAATAATGAATGCTATTAAGTTTACCCCTGAAGGTGGTGTGGTGGGTATTGAAACGGTTAAATTGGCTGAGGCTGTTAAAATATCGGTTATTGATAATGGTGTGGGTATTAGTAAAGATAAATTAGATAAACTTTTTACCGAGCACCAAAACCCAAGTACACAGGGTACGGCCAATGAAAAAGGAACCGGTTTAGGTTTAATGCTGTGTTACGATTTTATTAAGCAAAACAAGGGTTGTATATACGCCAACAGTGAGGAAGGGCAAGGTTCTACTTTTACTTTTGAATTGCCTCTTTTTGTCGGGTAA
- a CDS encoding LiaF domain-containing protein has protein sequence MENSINDRTHSKGTGKVLGGIVLLIVGVVLFARQLGADLPYWLFRWEMFLIVLGVFMGAKDSFRRNGWIVLVLIGSFFLIDDLIIDIRLIKFFWPTVILILGATMILAPNRKKAWNRWNNKNDRFDGDGINNTNDFIDSTAVLGGVKKNIVSKDFKGGEIFNVFGGTEIDLSQSDINGVVELEITQVFGGTKLILPAHWEVKSEITAVLGGIEDKRKNLSALNIADGKVLILRGTSVLGGIDIKSF, from the coding sequence ATGGAAAATTCAATTAACGACAGAACTCATTCAAAAGGTACGGGTAAAGTGTTGGGCGGAATAGTTTTATTAATTGTGGGAGTAGTTTTATTTGCTCGTCAATTAGGTGCAGACTTACCTTACTGGTTGTTTCGCTGGGAAATGTTTTTAATAGTACTGGGTGTTTTTATGGGGGCTAAAGATTCTTTTAGACGGAATGGCTGGATAGTTTTGGTTTTAATAGGCTCTTTTTTCTTAATTGATGATTTGATTATAGATATAAGATTGATTAAGTTTTTTTGGCCAACAGTTATATTGATTTTGGGAGCCACCATGATTCTTGCTCCTAATAGAAAAAAAGCATGGAACAGATGGAATAACAAAAATGACCGTTTTGACGGAGACGGTATAAATAACACCAATGATTTTATTGATTCTACGGCCGTATTAGGTGGCGTAAAAAAAAATATTGTAAGTAAAGATTTTAAAGGAGGCGAAATTTTTAATGTTTTTGGTGGCACGGAAATTGACTTATCGCAGTCTGATATTAACGGAGTAGTGGAGTTGGAAATTACCCAAGTATTTGGCGGTACCAAGTTAATTTTACCGGCTCATTGGGAAGTAAAATCGGAAATAACAGCAGTATTGGGTGGCATTGAAGATAAACGTAAAAATTTATCGGCACTTAACATTGCAGATGGCAAAGTACTCATTTTGCGTGGTACTAGTGTTTTGGGGGGAATAGATATTAAATCATTTTAA
- a CDS encoding DUF4288 domain-containing protein codes for MVFLVKLVFSISTVDNGFHFDDQLRVIMAGNKHEALMKAKVLGIKEEEHFMNDSLTSVSWKFVDVMEIKALTDLQDGMELYSHTRENEPNDSYAAYVQQTARNLAVEMIEL; via the coding sequence ATGGTATTTTTAGTAAAATTAGTATTTAGTATTTCAACAGTTGACAATGGTTTTCATTTTGATGATCAGTTACGTGTTATCATGGCAGGTAATAAACATGAGGCATTAATGAAAGCTAAAGTTTTGGGAATTAAAGAGGAAGAGCATTTTATGAATGATTCACTTACCTCGGTTAGTTGGAAATTTGTTGATGTAATGGAAATAAAGGCATTGACAGATTTGCAGGATGGCATGGAATTATATTCACATACCCGCGAGAATGAGCCAAACGATAGTTATGCTGCTTATGTGCAACAAACAGCCCGTAACCTGGCTGTAGAAATGATTGAATTGTAA
- a CDS encoding histidine kinase, translating to MNNNIRVLIFFGSWFILWASIQWGILLGFHPSLSFTLVDAIVTNSVIATIACALFYIGKNTQPTRKLLTNPIIILAACVFIAYHMERLLIFYILDNNEAYCEFFTGAMNLRLAFNFLMILSVAILSWMWNYKSTMHEDLQIQNDNEKLLREAELLNLRQQIQPHFLFNSLNSISALLGSKPELARKMIQELADFLRGTLKKDDQQLLTLATELQHVQLYLNIETIRFGHRLQVETNIEAGTEQLLVPSLIIQPIVENAIKFGLYGTTENIVISIVCKKINDMLAIEISNPFDAETYQASKGEGFGLMSIERRLYLLFMRNDLLKITNTNNVFNVQLFIPQPVKNKDESCSYR from the coding sequence TTGAATAATAATATACGCGTACTCATTTTTTTTGGTAGTTGGTTTATACTTTGGGCCTCTATACAATGGGGTATTTTACTAGGGTTTCATCCATCACTTTCATTTACATTGGTTGATGCTATTGTAACCAATTCCGTTATCGCAACCATTGCTTGTGCGTTGTTTTACATTGGCAAAAACACGCAGCCTACACGCAAGTTACTTACCAATCCCATCATAATTTTAGCAGCCTGTGTTTTTATAGCCTACCATATGGAAAGGCTGCTTATATTTTATATTCTTGACAATAACGAAGCCTATTGTGAATTTTTTACCGGAGCTATGAATCTGAGGCTCGCATTTAATTTCCTCATGATTTTAAGTGTAGCCATTTTAAGTTGGATGTGGAATTACAAATCGACTATGCACGAAGATTTGCAGATTCAAAACGATAATGAAAAACTATTGCGTGAAGCAGAACTTTTAAATTTACGCCAGCAAATACAACCCCATTTTTTATTTAACAGTCTTAACTCTATCAGTGCTTTATTAGGTTCAAAGCCCGAGTTAGCGCGTAAAATGATTCAGGAATTAGCTGATTTTTTACGAGGTACTTTAAAAAAGGACGATCAGCAATTACTTACTTTGGCTACCGAATTGCAGCATGTACAATTGTATTTAAACATTGAAACCATTCGTTTTGGACACAGGTTACAGGTGGAAACCAATATAGAAGCAGGTACTGAACAATTATTAGTTCCCAGCCTTATTATTCAACCTATAGTTGAAAATGCTATTAAGTTTGGTTTATATGGCACTACCGAAAATATTGTAATAAGTATTGTTTGTAAAAAAATAAACGATATGTTGGCTATAGAAATCAGCAATCCTTTTGATGCCGAAACTTACCAGGCAAGTAAAGGGGAAGGTTTTGGATTAATGAGTATTGAACGCAGGCTTTATTTATTGTTTATGCGAAATGATTTGTTAAAAATAACCAATACCAATAATGTATTTAATGTTCAACTTTTTATTCCTCAACCTGTAAAAAATAAAGATGAAAGCTGTTCTTATAGATGA
- a CDS encoding response regulator: MKAVLIDDEPLARSLVAEYLQTYTQVQVVAECNDGFEGIKAIMQHKPDLVFLDVQMPKITGFEMLELLDYRPQVIFTTAFDEYAIKAFDQNAIDYLLKPFSKERFDKAMLKLMNNTNQTDMQKEGEELILTTANNEAEKRVVVKHAGVIKIIPTVDIFYFEAYDDYVKIHTAENIFVKKKTMSYFEQTLQQTQFVRVHRSYIIQVNQLTKIEQLDKDTHAAILKTGVRIPLSKTGYPKLKSVLGL; this comes from the coding sequence ATGAAAGCTGTTCTTATAGATGATGAACCTTTAGCCAGAAGCCTCGTAGCGGAGTACCTGCAAACTTACACGCAAGTGCAGGTTGTTGCAGAGTGTAATGATGGTTTTGAGGGTATAAAAGCCATTATGCAACATAAGCCTGATTTGGTTTTTTTGGATGTACAAATGCCTAAAATTACAGGGTTTGAAATGCTGGAATTGTTAGACTATAGGCCTCAGGTTATTTTTACAACTGCTTTTGATGAGTATGCTATTAAGGCTTTTGATCAAAATGCAATAGACTATTTGTTAAAGCCTTTTAGCAAAGAAAGATTTGATAAAGCCATGCTTAAACTAATGAATAATACCAATCAAACAGACATGCAGAAAGAAGGCGAGGAGTTAATATTAACCACGGCTAACAATGAAGCAGAGAAAAGGGTAGTGGTGAAACATGCAGGGGTTATAAAAATTATTCCTACCGTTGATATTTTTTATTTTGAAGCGTACGATGATTACGTAAAAATACATACGGCTGAAAACATTTTTGTGAAGAAAAAAACAATGAGTTATTTTGAGCAAACGCTGCAACAAACGCAATTTGTGCGCGTTCACCGCTCGTATATTATACAGGTTAACCAATTGACTAAAATTGAACAGTTGGATAAGGACACACACGCTGCCATTTTAAAAACAGGGGTACGTATTCCTTTAAGTAAAACGGGCTATCCTAAATTAAAAAGTGTTTTGGGACTTTAG
- a CDS encoding dihydrofolate reductase has protein sequence MKISMIVAADEQNGIGKNNQLLCHLPADLKYFKNLTTGHAILMGRKTFDSIGKPLPNRVNIVISRNVKAIDGCVVFDTVTAGIDYAKSLNETELFIIGGDSIFKQSLEQTDVVYLTRIHHTFEADTFFPALGNSWKLLEETACKADEKNKFDYTFKTFGKTN, from the coding sequence ATGAAAATTTCAATGATTGTAGCTGCTGATGAGCAAAACGGAATTGGTAAAAACAACCAATTGCTTTGCCATTTACCTGCTGATTTAAAATATTTTAAAAATTTAACTACAGGCCATGCTATTTTAATGGGCCGAAAAACTTTTGACAGCATTGGTAAACCTTTACCTAACAGAGTAAACATTGTTATTTCGAGAAATGTAAAGGCTATTGATGGATGCGTTGTCTTTGATACTGTAACAGCAGGCATTGATTATGCAAAATCATTGAATGAAACAGAGCTTTTTATTATTGGAGGGGATAGTATTTTTAAACAAAGTCTGGAACAAACAGATGTAGTTTACTTAACCCGCATTCACCATACTTTTGAAGCAGATACTTTCTTTCCTGCATTGGGTAACAGTTGGAAATTACTGGAAGAAACGGCTTGTAAAGCAGATGAGAAAAATAAGTTTGATTATACTTTTAAAACTTTTGGTAAAACCAATTGA
- the ispF gene encoding 2-C-methyl-D-erythritol 2,4-cyclodiphosphate synthase has translation MRIGFGFDVHQLQEGREFWLGGIKIPAQKGILGHSDADVLLHAICDAILGSLALGDIGKHFPDTDQSFKGVDSKILLQKVMELITDKGYKIGNIDTTVVCQQPKIMPYAASMQSCIAQICNITIDDISIKATTNETMGFIGREEGIVAYAVVLLLKK, from the coding sequence ATGCGTATAGGTTTTGGTTTCGATGTTCATCAGCTACAGGAAGGACGTGAATTTTGGTTAGGAGGTATTAAAATTCCTGCTCAAAAAGGTATTCTTGGCCACAGTGATGCTGATGTATTATTACATGCTATTTGCGATGCTATTTTAGGCTCATTGGCTTTAGGCGATATTGGCAAACACTTTCCCGACACAGACCAATCATTTAAAGGAGTTGATAGTAAAATTCTGTTACAAAAAGTAATGGAATTAATTACCGATAAAGGTTATAAAATTGGCAATATTGATACCACAGTAGTATGCCAACAGCCTAAAATTATGCCTTATGCAGCCAGTATGCAAAGTTGTATTGCACAAATATGTAATATTACTATTGATGATATCAGTATAAAAGCCACCACCAATGAAACCATGGGTTTTATTGGCCGCGAAGAAGGTATAGTAGCTTATGCCGTGGTATTATTATTAAAAAAATAA
- the porV gene encoding type IX secretion system outer membrane channel protein PorV, with protein sequence MRNITMPNFKKLGLAIIGAHLFLNAFSQAKKITTEDLQNGQNSISTAVPFLGISPDARAGALGDAGAALPDDVNAMHWNLAKVPFNTKNGAVAISYTPWLRNLVPDISLSYLTAYYKLDKRSAIAGSLRYFSLGQIQFTDNYGASTGNFTPNEFAIDLGYSTKLNEKFSLGVAFRYIYSNLAGGFNQSQTPIDAGVSYAGDISAYYRNDYTYKDRASGNKYKISYGFGGVISNIGSKLTYTSAQFENFIPINLRLGGYANIDIDKYNSIAIMVDANKLLVPTNPYKLRNSRNNGDSLRNGKPIYDKGMDPNVPVVQGMIQSFYDAPGGFSEEMDEINIASGLEYWYNKQFALRGGYFHEPFTKGNRQYATFGIGIKYNVFGLDVAYIWPFQQRHPLENTLRFSLTFDFDAFVEQKDETGKKKNADVPLDN encoded by the coding sequence ATGAGAAATATAACGATGCCGAATTTTAAAAAACTAGGATTAGCCATCATTGGCGCACACTTATTTTTAAATGCTTTTAGTCAAGCAAAAAAAATCACTACTGAGGATTTACAAAATGGTCAAAACTCAATAAGTACTGCTGTGCCTTTTTTAGGTATTTCGCCTGATGCCCGTGCGGGTGCTCTAGGTGATGCCGGTGCTGCGTTACCTGACGATGTAAATGCAATGCATTGGAATTTAGCCAAAGTCCCTTTCAATACAAAAAATGGAGCCGTGGCTATTTCATATACTCCTTGGTTACGTAATTTAGTTCCCGATATTTCATTATCATATTTAACCGCTTATTACAAGTTAGATAAACGTTCAGCCATAGCAGGTTCATTGCGTTATTTTTCGCTTGGACAAATTCAGTTTACCGATAATTATGGTGCAAGCACAGGTAATTTTACACCCAATGAGTTTGCTATTGACTTAGGCTACAGTACCAAATTAAATGAAAAATTCAGTTTAGGTGTAGCTTTCCGCTACATTTATTCCAACTTAGCCGGAGGGTTTAACCAATCGCAAACCCCTATTGATGCGGGTGTTTCTTATGCGGGTGATATCAGTGCTTATTACCGCAACGATTACACTTATAAAGACAGAGCATCTGGCAATAAATACAAAATCAGTTATGGTTTTGGTGGTGTTATTTCTAACATTGGTTCAAAACTAACTTATACTTCAGCCCAGTTTGAAAACTTTATTCCTATTAATTTACGTTTAGGTGGTTATGCTAATATTGATATTGATAAATACAACAGTATAGCCATTATGGTTGATGCCAATAAATTACTGGTTCCTACCAATCCATATAAATTACGTAACTCAAGAAATAATGGTGACTCATTGCGTAACGGCAAACCAATTTACGATAAAGGAATGGATCCTAACGTACCGGTAGTACAAGGAATGATTCAATCGTTTTACGATGCACCGGGTGGATTTAGTGAAGAGATGGATGAAATTAATATAGCTTCAGGATTAGAATATTGGTACAATAAACAATTTGCTTTGCGTGGTGGTTATTTCCACGAGCCTTTTACAAAAGGTAACAGACAGTATGCTACTTTTGGTATAGGTATTAAATACAATGTTTTTGGATTAGACGTGGCTTACATATGGCCTTTCCAACAACGCCATCCATTAGAAAATACTTTACGTTTCAGTTTAACATTTGACTTTGATGCATTTGTGGAACAAAAAGATGAAACAGGTAAAAAGAAAAACGCTGATGTTCCTTTAGATAATTAA
- a CDS encoding dihydrofolate reductase family protein: MNSERKVIVYIATSLDGYIATPNDDLTFLNTVEQEGEDYGYQEFMKGIDTIIIGRRTYDKVLTIVPEHSYPGKDVYVITRTPKPGKDKLKFYTDNLQQLVKDLKQQQGKNIFVDGGAQIINELLKSKLIDEFYISVIPVLLGKGIPLFDNNGPEQRLKLNSSKQFEKGLVQLHYTVQ; this comes from the coding sequence ATGAACAGCGAAAGAAAAGTAATTGTTTACATAGCAACCAGTTTAGATGGGTATATAGCTACTCCCAATGATGACCTTACCTTTTTAAATACAGTTGAACAGGAAGGAGAAGATTACGGATACCAGGAATTTATGAAAGGTATTGATACCATTATTATAGGGCGTAGAACCTACGACAAAGTATTAACTATAGTTCCGGAGCACTCATATCCGGGTAAAGACGTTTATGTGATTACACGCACACCCAAGCCCGGTAAAGATAAACTGAAATTTTATACCGACAACCTGCAGCAGTTAGTTAAAGACCTAAAACAACAACAGGGAAAAAACATTTTTGTTGATGGTGGAGCCCAAATAATTAACGAGCTGCTCAAAAGTAAGCTGATTGATGAGTTCTACATTTCAGTCATTCCTGTTTTATTGGGAAAAGGCATTCCCTTATTTGATAATAATGGACCTGAGCAACGCTTAAAGCTAAACAGCAGCAAACAATTTGAGAAAGGATTGGTGCAATTACACTATACAGTTCAGTAA
- a CDS encoding helix-turn-helix domain-containing protein: MISKIHIPTSSLSQSIDCFYLNLADQFETSLITYPMLNQELVFNLGECFEVKDLNDTYSTKYLSSWISGLHTNPILTQTKGKHLSVGILFKPWGLYQIFGISPAALTNTAIDTQIIGNKLMKEFVHEQTENISLDSFLPSFENFMLQHFKPKEIKQEVIQTIHTIQSSQIQKGTMGKIAGELKISPKTFIHYFNQTVGVSPIQYLHLLQVNQAIQLITKCPTKSLTDIGLQVGFYDQSHFIKTFKKICNLSPNAFRNNSRKQVNSVQFGLFTHPYFC, from the coding sequence TTGATATCAAAAATACACATACCAACAAGTTCGCTAAGTCAATCAATAGATTGCTTTTACTTAAACCTGGCCGATCAGTTTGAAACATCGCTCATTACGTACCCCATGCTTAACCAGGAATTGGTTTTTAACCTAGGAGAATGCTTTGAAGTAAAAGACCTGAATGATACCTATAGTACCAAATATCTAAGCAGTTGGATTAGTGGGTTGCATACAAACCCTATCCTTACGCAAACCAAAGGTAAACACCTTTCTGTTGGCATACTTTTTAAACCTTGGGGTTTATACCAAATATTCGGAATCAGTCCGGCAGCATTAACCAATACAGCTATAGATACCCAAATAATAGGCAATAAGCTGATGAAAGAGTTTGTACACGAACAAACCGAAAACATTTCCTTGGATAGCTTCCTTCCTTCATTTGAAAATTTCATGCTTCAACATTTCAAACCAAAAGAAATTAAACAGGAAGTCATTCAAACTATTCATACCATCCAATCCAGCCAAATACAAAAAGGAACCATGGGAAAAATAGCCGGTGAATTAAAAATAAGCCCTAAAACATTTATACATTATTTTAACCAAACAGTAGGCGTAAGCCCAATTCAATACCTGCATTTACTGCAAGTCAACCAAGCCATTCAGCTTATCACAAAATGTCCAACTAAATCATTAACCGATATTGGCTTACAAGTTGGTTTCTACGACCAGTCACACTTTATAAAAACCTTCAAAAAAATTTGCAACCTATCGCCCAACGCATTCAGAAACAACAGCCGTAAGCAGGTAAATTCTGTACAATTTGGATTGTTTACACATCCATACTTTTGCTAA
- the ftsH gene encoding ATP-dependent zinc metalloprotease FtsH, whose amino-acid sequence MADINSNDLKPKNDNNPIPKKPNMPKFNFYWIYGVIAVVMLVLWLMPRDFAKKTTWFDVRNNMILTHDVERIMVVNKERAEVFIKKAALNNAKYKEIKGQGTFVEEVGPHYYFEIGDLQQFEKNMDEVQKDFTTNEKIPVEFANTRETSNFLVNWLPILLLIGFTFFMLRRMGGNGGGGGAQIFNIGKSRAQLFDKESNVNITFKDVAGLDEAKEEVMEIVDFLKNPKKYTTLGGKIPKGALLIGSPGTGKTLLAKAVAGEAGVPFFSLSGSDFVEMFVGVGASRVRDLFKQAKEKAPCIIFIDEIDAVGRARGKNAMQGANDERENTLNQLLTEMDGFGTDIGIIILAATNRPDILDSALLRPGRFDRQISIDKPDLKGRAAIFRVHLKPLKLANDVEETKLATQTAGFAGAEIMNVCNEAALIAARRNKEMVDMADFQAAIDRVIGGLEKKNKVISDHEKQIVAYHEAGHAIAGWFLEHVDPLVKVSIVPRGVAALGYAQYLPKDQYLYTTEQMVNMMCMTLGGRVAEDIIFNRISTGAQNDLERITKMAYAMVTVYGMNDKVGNLSFYDANQEYGFQKPYSDKTAELIDQEVRLLIDTCYQKTKALLTEKKDLLEILAQELLKKEIIFQADLEVILGKRPFEYRNQEIEAMDAEKLQLDEEAKRIAEKKAENNQPLTSPLADTHPDA is encoded by the coding sequence ATGGCTGATATTAATTCAAATGATTTAAAACCTAAAAACGACAACAACCCCATACCCAAGAAACCCAATATGCCTAAGTTCAATTTCTATTGGATTTATGGTGTTATTGCAGTAGTAATGCTGGTTTTGTGGCTTATGCCACGCGACTTTGCAAAAAAAACTACTTGGTTTGATGTGCGTAACAACATGATTTTAACACATGATGTAGAACGTATAATGGTGGTGAATAAAGAGCGAGCTGAAGTATTTATAAAAAAAGCGGCTCTTAACAATGCAAAATATAAAGAAATAAAAGGACAGGGAACTTTTGTAGAAGAGGTAGGTCCGCATTATTATTTTGAAATTGGCGACTTACAACAATTTGAAAAAAACATGGATGAAGTACAAAAAGACTTTACCACAAATGAAAAAATTCCTGTTGAGTTTGCCAATACCAGAGAAACCTCTAACTTTTTAGTAAACTGGTTACCTATTTTACTGTTAATTGGATTTACCTTTTTTATGCTGCGCAGAATGGGTGGCAACGGAGGTGGAGGCGGTGCACAAATATTTAATATAGGAAAAAGCCGTGCCCAGTTATTTGATAAAGAAAGTAACGTAAACATAACCTTTAAAGATGTTGCAGGCTTAGATGAAGCCAAAGAAGAGGTAATGGAAATTGTTGATTTCCTTAAAAACCCAAAAAAATATACAACCCTTGGTGGTAAAATTCCAAAAGGAGCTTTATTAATTGGTTCACCGGGAACAGGAAAAACCCTTTTAGCCAAAGCCGTTGCAGGTGAGGCAGGTGTACCTTTCTTCTCGCTTTCAGGTTCTGATTTCGTAGAAATGTTTGTGGGTGTTGGAGCTAGTCGTGTGCGCGATTTATTTAAACAAGCCAAAGAAAAAGCACCTTGTATTATATTTATTGATGAGATAGATGCCGTTGGACGCGCCCGTGGTAAAAATGCCATGCAAGGAGCCAATGACGAAAGAGAAAATACCTTAAATCAATTACTAACGGAAATGGATGGTTTTGGTACCGATATAGGTATTATTATTTTAGCCGCAACCAACCGTCCTGATATTTTAGATTCAGCTTTATTACGTCCGGGACGTTTTGATAGACAAATCTCTATTGACAAACCAGACTTAAAAGGCCGTGCTGCTATTTTCAGAGTGCATTTAAAACCACTTAAACTAGCCAACGATGTAGAAGAAACCAAGTTAGCTACACAAACTGCTGGTTTTGCCGGAGCTGAAATAATGAACGTATGTAACGAAGCTGCTTTAATTGCCGCCCGTAGAAACAAGGAAATGGTCGACATGGCTGATTTCCAGGCAGCTATTGACAGGGTAATTGGTGGATTAGAAAAGAAAAACAAAGTAATCTCGGACCACGAAAAACAAATAGTAGCTTACCACGAAGCTGGTCACGCTATTGCAGGTTGGTTCTTAGAGCATGTTGACCCATTGGTAAAAGTAAGTATAGTTCCGCGTGGAGTAGCAGCTTTAGGCTATGCGCAGTATTTGCCTAAAGACCAATATTTATATACCACCGAACAAATGGTAAATATGATGTGTATGACTTTAGGTGGTCGTGTAGCAGAAGACATTATATTTAACAGAATAAGTACAGGTGCACAGAACGATTTAGAGCGTATTACTAAAATGGCTTATGCTATGGTGACCGTATATGGTATGAATGATAAAGTAGGGAACTTAAGTTTTTACGATGCCAATCAGGAATACGGTTTTCAAAAACCATACAGTGATAAAACAGCTGAATTAATTGATCAAGAAGTCCGTTTATTAATTGACACTTGTTACCAGAAAACGAAAGCTTTATTAACTGAAAAGAAAGACCTTTTAGAAATATTAGCACAAGAGTTATTGAAAAAGGAAATCATATTCCAAGCCGACTTAGAAGTTATTTTAGGCAAACGTCCGTTCGAATACCGCAACCAGGAAATAGAAGCCATGGATGCAGAGAAATTACAACTGGACGAAGAAGCAAAACGAATAGCTGAAAAGAAAGCAGAAAACAATCAGCCATTGACAAGCCCACTTGCCGATACACATCCTGATGCTTAA